The genomic DNA AATGCCAGGTCCGCCGACGCCCCTGGATCCTGCGGAATAACGGTACAAGCCATGCGACATGGCGCACGTCGTGCACGATGTGCTGGAACCACCACTTGCCGATGATCTTCCGACTATCGATTCTGCTGATGGGATTGTAGGTCACCAGGCAGGGCCGGTCGGACCGGCCGACCCACGGCTGCTGGTTGTGCATGATATACGTGATCTCATAGTTGTCGGGCCTGGCGCCATATTGCTCGATATGATTGCTCCGGGTCGTCAGGGGCTTCACTTCGTTATCCGGAAGGACAGACGCGTCGAAGTGGATGATGGTGTGGTTGTGAAGTTCGCTCTCGTAGCGCACCGACGAGAGAATGTAGCGCTCGAGCAGCGTGGGGTCGTCGAGCATCATCAGCGTCTGGTTCGCATTGCATGCGAAGATCACCTGGTCGAACGTCTCCCTGGCGCCGTTCTCGTCCTCGACCACCACCTGCGACGGCCCGCGGTACACCTTTCGCACCGGCCGGTTGAGGTAGATGCGGTCCCGGACGTTCGCGGTCAGATGCTCGTAGATGCGCCGCGTCCCCTGGTCCCAGGTCTGCATGGGCGTGGCCGACTCGATGTCGAAAAACTCGAGGTACCGGGAAAAGAGCGCCGCGGGCATGTCGAACACGTTCGTCGCCATCAGGAAGTTGACGAACATCGGCTTCAGCACCTTGTACCTGAAGTCTCCGGAGAACCCGGCCAGGTTCAGGATCGTCCCCATGTTAACGTAGTTGAAGGGATTGAGGGCGTTCAGGAACTTCGACCGGGACCGGGTCAGCCAGCCGAACCGGTGCAGCCACCTGAGGATTCGCTGAAACCTGGCAATCTCGGGTTGCAGCTGCTCCCTGATGTCGGAGTCGAAATCGTGGGCGTAGATGCCGCCCCGGTATTTCACGCTGTAGCTGAATCGGGTGTCGATCAGCTCGATGCCGTACTCCTCCATCAGCAGCATGATGTGCCGGTATACCGACGGTATGCAGGCGGTGACGGAGATGTCGAAGGGAATGGAGCTGCCGTCGCGCTGGGGCATGTCCGCGGTGACCGCATTGCCGCCGATCCGGTCCCGGGCCTCATACAGCCGGAAGTCGAACCGGTCCGGGTGGCGGTCGAGGGCCCACGCGGCCGCGAGGCCCGATACGCCTCCGCCGATGATGGCGATTCGCCGCGGGATCGTCCTGGTCATGCTATTCGCGAGGCGAGCCGTGCGGCAGCAACATCTCGGCGAGTCCGGCCGCGGGCACGGCCTCGATCCGACTGGCCAGCCGATAGCGGGACGTGCCGGCGTGGATCACGTCGAGACGGCCCAGGTTGAGCGTTTCCATCGCAGACCGCATGGACCGGGTGAGCCGCGGAGCCTCGGAGCGCTTGATCTCGAAGCCGTGCCGGCGTGCGCCGTCGATCACCAGAAGATCGAGCTCCGCGCCCGCGTGCGTGGACCAGTGGAAGCATCGATCGGGAGGCGCGCCCAGGAGGTGAGCGATCTGTTGAATGACAAACCCCTCCCAGGAAGCCCCGACTTTCGGGTGCGAGACGACATCTGTCCGGCTGGTGAGGCCGAGCAGGGCGTGGAGGACGCCGGAGTCCGCGATGTAGACCTTGGGCGAACGAACCTGTCGCTTGCTGATGTTCTCGAACCAGGGCTGGAGTTGGCGGACGACGAAGACGGAGGTCAGGAGATCCAGGTAACGACGCACGGTGGTGTGGGCGACCCCGAAGGCGCGTCCAAACTCGGCGCCGTTCCAGATCTGCCCGTGCCAGTGCGCAAGCATCGTCCAGAAACGGCTGAGCGTCGGCGATGGAATGGTGTTTCCGAGCCCCGGCAGATCGCGGGAGAGCAGGGTGCGAACGAAGGCGTCCCGCCACCGGCGGCTTGCAGCCTCCGACTGCGCGAGATAGGAGCGCGGAAAGCCGCCCCGCAGCCAGAGGTTCTGCAGATCGTCGACCTCGGTCAGATTGAAGCCGTCGAGTTCGTGGAAGGCGACGCGGCCTGCAAGCGACTCCGATGTCTGGCGCAGCAGTTCCGGCGATGCGCTTCCGAGCACCAGAAAGCGGGCTGGCGGACCCGGACGATCGACGAGAACGCGCAGGAGTTCGAAGACGCCGGGAAGTCGGTGGATCTCGTCGAGGACCACGAGCCCCTGAAGTGGTCGCAGCTCCAGCCCGGGATCCGCGAGCCGCGCAAGGTCGGCGGGATCCTCGAGATCGAACCAG from Gammaproteobacteria bacterium includes the following:
- a CDS encoding ATP-binding protein; the protein is MMIAREDHLTRVRLLLREFPVVALLGARQVGKTTLARQLAEAHHDPVSWFDLEDPADLARLADPGLELRPLQGLVVLDEIHRLPGVFELLRVLVDRPGPPARFLVLGSASPELLRQTSESLAGRVAFHELDGFNLTEVDDLQNLWLRGGFPRSYLAQSEAASRRWRDAFVRTLLSRDLPGLGNTIPSPTLSRFWTMLAHWHGQIWNGAEFGRAFGVAHTTVRRYLDLLTSVFVVRQLQPWFENISKRQVRSPKVYIADSGVLHALLGLTSRTDVVSHPKVGASWEGFVIQQIAHLLGAPPDRCFHWSTHAGAELDLLVIDGARRHGFEIKRSEAPRLTRSMRSAMETLNLGRLDVIHAGTSRYRLASRIEAVPAAGLAEMLLPHGSPRE
- a CDS encoding FAD-dependent oxidoreductase: MTRTIPRRIAIIGGGVSGLAAAWALDRHPDRFDFRLYEARDRIGGNAVTADMPQRDGSSIPFDISVTACIPSVYRHIMLLMEEYGIELIDTRFSYSVKYRGGIYAHDFDSDIREQLQPEIARFQRILRWLHRFGWLTRSRSKFLNALNPFNYVNMGTILNLAGFSGDFRYKVLKPMFVNFLMATNVFDMPAALFSRYLEFFDIESATPMQTWDQGTRRIYEHLTANVRDRIYLNRPVRKVYRGPSQVVVEDENGARETFDQVIFACNANQTLMMLDDPTLLERYILSSVRYESELHNHTIIHFDASVLPDNEVKPLTTRSNHIEQYGARPDNYEITYIMHNQQPWVGRSDRPCLVTYNPISRIDSRKIIGKWWFQHIVHDVRHVAWLVPLFRRIQGRRRTWHCGAHTLINSQETCFVTGLAAATQLGADYPFDDAEARRSFNHYGSILHGWRFRRVRG